The nucleotide sequence AAAGAGCAGGGAGGGGATTTAGGATGGGCAAAAAAGGGAGTATTTGTGCCTGAATTCGATAAGGCGATTTTTGAAACCCTTAAAGCAGGGGAAACCACCAAAGAATTAGTGCAAACCCAATTCGGCTACCATATTATCAAAAAGATTGAAGAGCGCGAGGTGGAAGGCGCGGCGAAAGGTGAACCGGAAAAGGAAGTCCATGCCGCGCATATACTCCTCCGCACCATCGCTGAACAAGATATCTCATCTCAAGTTGACCCGTGGGTTAATACCGCGCTCTCGGGAAAACAACTTAAGCGCGCCAGTGTTCAATTCAACTCACAAACAGGGGAACCGAATGTCAATCTGGAATTCAATGATGAGGGATCGAAACTTTTTGCGGAGCTCACCGGCGCCAACATCGGCAAACCTATTGCTATATTTCTTGACGGGCAGGCAATTTCAGTGCCTACGGTTCAGGAAAAAATTGAAGGCGGCAGCGCAGTCATCACCGGGAGGTTTAATATAAAAGAAGCCCGCACGCTCGCAGAACGCCTCAATGCGGGCGCGCTGCCCGTCCCCATTCATTTGATTGCGCAAACCACCGTAGGCCCCACCCTCGGTTCTTTGTCTTTAAACCAGAGCCTGCGCGCAGGTATGATAGGAATACTTATCGTAATGTTATTCATGATATTGTACTATCGTTTACCCGGCATCATCGCTTCGTTCGCGTTATTGCTCTATGCGAGCATCGTACTTGTTCTTTTTAAACTCATACCCGTGACACTCACGCTCGCAGGCATAGCCGGCTTTATCCTTTCAGTGGGCATGGCAGTTGACGCGAATATCCTTATTTTTGAGCGTCTCAAAGAAGAGCTAAAAGCGGGAAGGGACCTGCCCACGGCCGTTGAAGAAGGCTTTAAACGCGCGTGGACCTCCATCCGAGATTCGAATTTTTCGTCTCTCATCACCTGTGCGGTCCTTATGTGGTTTGGCAGCTCTGTCATCAAAGGTTTTGCAGTTACCCTGATCATCGGTATTCTTTCATCCATGTTTACCGCCATTACCGTAAGCAGAACCATTTTAAAGGCAATCGCCTTAACCGGAGCGAAGAGGCATTTATGGATGTTTGGTTACCACCGCATTGAGACTAAGAGTGGCGATATGAAAATGTAAAGATATGATTTTTCTGAGTCGTTTCAGTGTATATTTCAGTGTACTTCCAGTGTGAAAAGGCTCACTCACAGAAAAATCTGAATCCTAAACGGAAAACACTGAAGTCGCAAATTTCTTAAATAAATGACTATGCTTGCTATAATCCCTAATAGAAAATACAATCTTGGATTCTCAGCGCTGCTCATAGTGCTGTCCGCTACGGCATTATTTGTGTGGGGATTAAAATTTGGCATTGATTTTACCGGCGGTGCCATGGTAGAGCTTGAGTCTACATTAATAAATCCGCCTGCATCGTATGAAATTCAACAGAAGCTCATAAGTGATGGATTTGATGTTGCTTCAATCCAAATGAGCAATCAAAATACGTATCTCATACGGTTAGGCATCATGGATGAAGGCGAACACCAGCGATTTACAAAGAGCATGGAGGAGAATTTTAATTCGCTGCAAAAAAGCGAGGGAGCTGACAAGGCCTATATTGAAAAGCGTTTTGAATCAATCGGTCCGACCATCAGTAATGAATTCCGACAAAAATCATATTTGGCAATCATTATTGCGCTTCTCGCAATCATCGCGTATATCGGATACTCCTTCAGGAAGGTTTCAAAGCCCGTGGCGAGCTGGAAATACGGGGTATGCGCGGTGATCGCGCTCATGCACGATGTTGCCATCCCCACAGGCATTTTTGCAGTGCTTGGACATTATGCGGGCTGGGAAGTGGATCTGCTATTCATCACGGCGCTGCTTACCGTCTTAGGGTTCTCTGTACACGATACTATCGTCGTATATGACAGGATCAGGGAAAATTTGCTAAAGATCGGAGGTCGAAATTTCGCGGAAATAGCGAACATAAGCGTCAATCAAACCCTCGCCCGATCCATCAATACTTCCTTGGTGACTATTATCGTGCTTGCGGCTCTTTTTGTGCTTGGCGGCGAGACCACAAGGCATTTCGTGCTTGTGCTTATCACCGGCATCGTATTCGGCACCTATTCTTCCATATTTATCGCTTCGCCTCTTTTGGTTATCTGGAACAATATAAGTCAAAAAAATAAAAAATAGTGCGATTGAGCACTACAACATACCAAGAAGATGCGTTGATTTTTATTCTGCGATTCCTCTCCATGCAATGCGTTGCGCATTGCCGCCGACAGGATAGCAGGTGACCAGAGTAAGGGTAGGCGTATCACTAATGGCAAATAATCTTTTATCATCAGGATACACAACCATGGATTCAGTGAGAATATAGCGGACGAACCGCTTTTTTTTATTCTGGTAGGTATACGTAAATTCCACCGCATCTCCTTTTTTAAGATCAGGAAGATCCTTGAAGATATCAGTATACGGGCCTTGCTGCCATACATAGTCTGAAGAATGCCCTGTGATAAAGCTGTTTCCGCGCTCACCCGGGCTGGCAGTCCCGGGATAATGGATAGCACCTCTTTTGAGATCTTGCTCTATGCGTTTAACATCATCAGATTCAGACCAAACCACAGGAGCGAGTACCCTAAGCGAGGGGATGGATATCGTAAGCGCGGGCCTCCCTTTCCCCGTGGGATCAAATCCATTTTCCACCTCAAGCCCGTCAGGAAATGTGTCTCCATCGCTGTCGGCAATGTCACTCCCTGTGCCTATAATTTGTTCTAATGCGTCACTCAAGCCGTCACTATCCTTGTCAGAGACCTTTGTGTTTTTCACTGCAAATTCAGCAGGAAGAGAACCAGCGCCCAATGGATTTTGATTGCGTAAAATCTCATCGCCGTCATGCGTCCCATCAGCGTCAGAGTCGGGCAAATAAGTATTAGTGCCATAAAGTCGCTCTTCAGGATCCGATAAGCCGTCATGATCACTGTCGCTCATGAATGATTCCACCCTTTCAAATGATCCTACATACGCGCGCACCGTTGACCAATTCATGATGAAAGTGGCGATGAGTCCGGTAAAGAGGGAACAGAAGATCGCAAATGTCGTTCGCGACATTTGCGGAAGTGGCAATGATGGCGTCTGTTTTAACGTTAACATGCCTGTATATTTAGACTAACG is from Patescibacteria group bacterium and encodes:
- the secD gene encoding protein translocase subunit SecD translates to MTNKQRLWMYVGLIIALFLIALIFAAPKLPTAVPAASFFAKFPYKLGLDLKGGAHLIYQADTSQVPFADKQSAINGVRDVIERRVNAFGISEPLVQTNQSGDEYRVIVELAGVFNVDEAIKLIGETPLLEFKTQNPVADAPLTEEQKQQLIKDNETVLKSAQEVLVQSHAPNADFSALAKQYSEDPGSKEQGGDLGWAKKGVFVPEFDKAIFETLKAGETTKELVQTQFGYHIIKKIEEREVEGAAKGEPEKEVHAAHILLRTIAEQDISSQVDPWVNTALSGKQLKRASVQFNSQTGEPNVNLEFNDEGSKLFAELTGANIGKPIAIFLDGQAISVPTVQEKIEGGSAVITGRFNIKEARTLAERLNAGALPVPIHLIAQTTVGPTLGSLSLNQSLRAGMIGILIVMLFMILYYRLPGIIASFALLLYASIVLVLFKLIPVTLTLAGIAGFILSVGMAVDANILIFERLKEELKAGRDLPTAVEEGFKRAWTSIRDSNFSSLITCAVLMWFGSSVIKGFAVTLIIGILSSMFTAITVSRTILKAIALTGAKRHLWMFGYHRIETKSGDMKM
- the secF gene encoding protein translocase subunit SecF; translated protein: MLAIIPNRKYNLGFSALLIVLSATALFVWGLKFGIDFTGGAMVELESTLINPPASYEIQQKLISDGFDVASIQMSNQNTYLIRLGIMDEGEHQRFTKSMEENFNSLQKSEGADKAYIEKRFESIGPTISNEFRQKSYLAIIIALLAIIAYIGYSFRKVSKPVASWKYGVCAVIALMHDVAIPTGIFAVLGHYAGWEVDLLFITALLTVLGFSVHDTIVVYDRIRENLLKIGGRNFAEIANISVNQTLARSINTSLVTIIVLAALFVLGGETTRHFVLVLITGIVFGTYSSIFIASPLLVIWNNISQKNKK
- a CDS encoding sortase, which gives rise to MLTLKQTPSLPLPQMSRTTFAIFCSLFTGLIATFIMNWSTVRAYVGSFERVESFMSDSDHDGLSDPEERLYGTNTYLPDSDADGTHDGDEILRNQNPLGAGSLPAEFAVKNTKVSDKDSDGLSDALEQIIGTGSDIADSDGDTFPDGLEVENGFDPTGKGRPALTISIPSLRVLAPVVWSESDDVKRIEQDLKRGAIHYPGTASPGERGNSFITGHSSDYVWQQGPYTDIFKDLPDLKKGDAVEFTYTYQNKKKRFVRYILTESMVVYPDDKRLFAISDTPTLTLVTCYPVGGNAQRIAWRGIAE